The Thermotoga neapolitana DSM 4359 sequence TCTTAGAATCCGAGCGGCGCGCACAAGATCTTCATCGTACACCTTTCCTCCCGTTTCTTTCTGGAGCTTCCCGGCGGTTTCGTATCCCAGTTTTATGGTTTTGAAGTTCGCTTCTTTCATCAAAAGAGCGGTTTCTTCATCGAGGAGTCTTGCGTGTATTCCGTTTGGAAGATGAAAGCGCACCTTCCAGTTCTTTTCGACGATGAGTTTCAATACTTCTTTGAATCGTCCAGATGCCAGTATCGCATCGTCGAAGAAAACAACGTCCTCAACCTGAAACATGTCCAGGTACTTCTCGACAGTCTCTACCACTCTCTCCGGGCTTCTCACTCTGAGGCCTTTCCATAGTCTGTGAACTGCGCAATAGGAACAGTGAAAGGGACAACCAAGCGTTGTGGTGAAAACAAGATACCCTACCCTCTCGTAGAGTTCGTACATTGGATCAAAAATTTCGAACCAGTTCTCCGGTATCTCCTTCGAGGGGAATCCGAGTTTTTCCAGAAAAGATGGAAGGAAAACAAGATCACCGAAAGGAAACACCAGTGCTCCACTTCTGGACGCATGTTCTGGAAAGAGTCTTGGGTATATTCCCCCCAGAACGATCGGAACATCGTAGCGTTTTTTCAGAAAACGGATTGTCTCCCAGACACCGGGATACCAGTAACTCAGGGTAGAGGTGACCATCACAAGTTCTACCTCTCCTATCTCCCTGAGTCTCCACTCCAGAAATTCCGGGGGTGCTCCGTATCTTTTGTATTTTCTTGGAACAAAGCGAAGGATCTCTGGTTTCTCTATCACTCTGCTCGGGAACTTTCCGGTAGCGTACTTTTTGTCTTTTGGGACTTTCACAAAGCGTGGAAGATAGGGATCGTGTCTGTTGAGAAGATCCACAAGGTGAACCTCGTATCCCATCCATTCCATTGCGCGGGCAACGTAAAGAAGACCAAGGGGTTTCAACCAGAAGTCGTACGCTGCAAAGTCGTGGATCCACGGATTCACAAGGAGCACTCTCATCTTCCGAAGCAGAAATGGAACACCCCCTTTATGGTCAGGTCTTCGTCGAAGATCTCGTGTTCGAAAATCTCCTTCACGATCTTCGACTGTCCACCCGTCAGGACTACCGGCAGATTACCGTACACTCCTTTTATTCGCTTCACTATTCCTTCGAGGGCATAGACCGTTCCATTCACAACGCCGAGTTGTATGTTCTCTTCCGTATCCTTGCCCACCACGAAATCCGCCGGTTTCACCTCAACGAGTGGGAGTTTCGCTGTCCCTCGAAAGAGCGAGTGAACCATCATGAAGAGCCCAGGAAGTATGGCTCCACCTTCGTAAGAACCCTCCACCACAAGATCCACCGTGGTGGCGGTTCCCATATCAATGATGATACCGCTGCTACCGTACTCTTTCACAAAAGCCACGACGTTCGCTACCCTGTCTGCTCCGATCTCCCCCGGGTTTTTTACGTTCCATTTCACACAGCCGTTCTTCGCTTTCACCCAGATGGGATCCATGTTGAAATACTTTCTTGAGAATCGTTCTATAACGATGTTCTGTGTAGGAACAACGGAAGCCACTCCGATACCTTCTATCTTATGCATAGCGTCACCCAGAAGGGGATACAGATGCGAAAAGAGTTCGTCCTCTGTCTGGAAAATTCCTGTGGACAAGCGCCATCTTTTAAAAACTTTGCCATCTTCCGTTGTGGAGAAAACGGAGTGGGTGTTTCCAACATCGATCAGAAGGTACACAGGTACCACCTCCGGTTTTAAGATAGTGTAAAATACATTTTACGTTCAATACCCACAATTTGACACGAAGATTCAGTAAGGTAGTACTAAATTCTTGATAGAGCACACCAGAAATTCTATCATGGGAGGTGAATACATTGGACTGGAGGAAGTACGGATTCAACACGAGGGCACTCCACGCGGGCTATGAACCTCCTGAACCGACAACAGGTTCTAGAGCCGTTCCCATTTACCAGACGACCTCTTATGTCTTCAAAGATTCCGATCACGCAGCAAGACTGTTTGCCCTGGAGGAGCCCGGGTTCATCTACACGAGGATCGGAAATCCAACGGTGAGTGTTCTTGAAGAGAGAATAGCGGCACTGGAAGGTGGTGTTGGTGCCCTCGCTGTTTCCAGCGGACAGGCAGCCATCACGTACGCCATCCTGAACATAGCAGGGCCCGGTGATGAGATCGTCAGTGGAAGCGCCCTGTACGGTGGAACTTACAATCTCTTCAAACACACGCTGTACAGGAAGTCCGGTATTGTGGTGAAGTTTGTGGATGAGACAGATCCAAAGAACGTAGAAGAAGCTATCACGGAGAAAACAAAAGCAGTGTACCTTGAAACCATTGGGAATCCGGGTCTTACGGTACCGGATTTTGAGGCAATAGCAGAAATCGCTCACAGGCATGGAATACCTCTCATCGTGGACAACACAGTGGCACCGTACATCTTCAGGCCATTTGAACACGGAGCAGACATCATCGTGTACTCTGCTACGAAGTTCATAGGAGGACACGGCACATCGATCGGTGGACTGATAGTGGACAATGGAAAGTTCGACTGGAAGAACGGGAAATTTCCAGAACTCGTGGAGCCGGATCCCAGTTATCACGGTGTGAGTTACGTGGAAACGTTCAAAGAAGCCGCTTACATAGTGAAATGCAGAACGCAGCTTCTGAGAGACCTTGGAAGTTGTATGAGTCCGTTTAACGCGTTCCTGTTCATTCTGGGGCTTGAAACCCTAAGTCTGAGAATGAAAAAGCACTGTGAGAATGCACTCAAAGTCGTTGAATTCTTGAAGACACACCCTGCGGTGAGCTGGGTCAACTATCCGATCGTTGAAAGCAACAAAACCAGAGAAAATGCTCTGAAATATCTTAAAGAGGGATACGGTGCCATAGTGACCTTCGGTATAAAAGGAGGAAAAGAGGCTGGAAAGAAGTTCATCGACAGTCTCACACTCATCTCCCACCTTGCCAACATCGGAGATGCAAGAACACTGGCCATCCATCCTGCTTCCACCACCCACCAGCAACTCACCGAAGAGGAACAGTTGAAAACAGGAGTCACTCCAGATATGATAAGATTGTCTGTTGGAATAGAGGACGTGGAGGACATAATAGAAGATCTCGATCAGGCTCTCAGAAGATCTCAGGAGGGATGAAGATTGCCAATAAACGTTCCAAGTGGTCTTCCTGCTGTCAAGATTCTGGCAAAAGAAGGAATCTTTGTGATGACGGAAAAGAGGGCGATACACCAGGATATCCGCCCTCTCGAAATACTCATATTGAACCTGATGCCAGACAAGATAAAGACGGAGATACAGCTTCTCAGACTCCTTGGAAACACTCCTCTTCAGGTGAACGTGACATTGCTCTATACGGAATCGCACACACCGAAACACACTCCCATCGAGCACATCCTGAGGTTCTACACTACGTTTTCTGCTGTGAAGGACAGAAAGTTCGACGGATTCATCATCACAGGAGCCCCTGTGGAACTTTTGCCTTTTGAAGAAGTGGATTACTGGGATGAACTCACGGAGATCATGGAGTGGAGTCGTCACAACGTGTATTCGACCATGTTCATCTGCTGGGCGGCTCAGGCGGGGCTGTACTACTTCTACGGTGTACCGAAGTACGAACTACCCCAGAAGCTCTCCGGTGTTTACAGGCACAGAGTTACGAAGGAAACGGTCCTCTTCAGGGGGCACGATGACTTCTTTTGGGCACCGCACTCCAGATACACGGAGGTCAGAAAAGAAGACATAGAGAAAATCCCAGAACTGGAAATCCTCGCAGAATCGGACGAGGCCGGGGTTTATGTGGTTGCAAACAAAAGCGAAAGGCAGATATTCGTGACAGGACATCCAGAGTACGACAGATACACCCTGAGAGATGAATACTACAGGGATATAAACCGAAATTTGAAGGTACCCATTCCGGCTAACTATTTCCCAGACAACGATCCGACGAAAACACCTGTTCTCACCTGGTGGAGCCATGCCCATCTTTTCTTCAGCAACTGGCTGAACTACTGTATCTATCAGAAAACACCTTACAAACTGGAAGACATTCACTGAGAAGAACCCCGCAGGGGGTTCTTCTTTTGTGCTAGAATATCTCTGGCTGCACAAAGGGAGGGAAAGAGTTGTCCGTCTTATCAACACTGGAGAACTTCTTCAATCAAACCGCCTTTCCTCATCTCACAATTGGAAACGTTATCATGTTTGCAGTAGCGATCTCCCTGCTCTACGTGGCGATAGTGAAACACTCAGAACCCCTTCTGCTGATACCGATCGCCTTCGGCATCATCCTCGCGAACATTCCACCTGAGGCTTCAGGAATTCTGAACGAAGGAGGTTTTCTCTATTACATAAAGAAGGGTCTCGACCTGGGAATCTATCCCCCTCTCATCTTTCTTGGAATCGGTGCTCTCACAGATTTCTCTTTCATGCTCTCTTACCCGATAACCATTTTCCTCGGTGCCGCTGCCCAGATGGGGATATTCTTCACACTCTTTGTTGCAAAAATGATCGGTTTTTCATTGAAACAGGCAGCATCGATCGCTATCATCGGTGGGGCAGATGGACCCACCGCCATCTACATCACCAACACGCTGTCTCCTGAACTCATCGCTCCCATTGCCATCTCTGCGTACTCTTACATCGCCCTCATACCGATATTACAGCCTGTTGTTTCAAAAATGCTGACCAGTAGGGAAGAAAGGAAAATACGCATGAAACCTCCCAGAAAGGTGAGCAGGTTCGAAAGACTCTCGTTTCCCCTCATCATAACCATCGCCACCGCCCTTCTGATACCAAAGTCACTGCCACTCGTTGGTTCACTCATGCTTGGAAACCTCCTCAGGGAGGCCGGGGTGGTAAAGAGACTGGTGGAAGCAGCTAGCAGATACATTCTCGACACGGTGACCATACTTCTCATGCTTTCCGTTGGAGCGTCTGCAAGGGCGGACGTATTCTTACAACCTCAAAGCCTGAAAATATTCTTCCTGGGAGCCACCGCTTTCATCGTGTCCATGAGTTCTGGTATTCTGTTCGCAAAACTCATGAATCTCTTTTTGAAAGACAAGATAAACCCTCTCATAGGTGCTGCTGGTGTTTCCGCCGTTCCAGACTCTGCCAGAGTCGCTCAGAGACTCGCCCAGGAGGAAGATCCGAGCAATCACATACTCATGCACGCAATGGGACCGAATGTGGCGGGTGTGATCGGATCCGCAACGGTAGCCGGTGTGTTTTTAATGTTCCTCAGCTGAGAAGGTGAGGTTATGGGATATAGAATCGAGGTAAACTACGATTGGTGCAAGGCCTGCAAACTGTGTTCCTGGATCTGTCCCACAAAAGCCATCACAAGCGATGAACTGGGAAGACCCGTGATACGCGAAGAAAAATGCGTCGGGTGTCTGAGATGCGAGAAAATTTGTCCTGAGATGGCAATAGAGGTACTGGGAAGTGAAGAAAGATGCCAGAGATGATGTTTTTGCAGGGAAACGAAGCGTGTGCCCTGGGAGCCATAAGAGCGGGATGCAGGTTCTTCGCTGGCTATCCCATCACACCTTCCACAGAGATAGCCGAAGTCATGGCAAGGGAGTTACCAAAGGTCGGAGGCGTGTTCATCCAGATGGAAGACGAAATAGCCAGTGCTGCAGCCGTCGTTGGGGCCTCTCTTGCCGGTGTGAAGGCCATGACCGCAACGAGTGGCCCCGGATTCAGCCTCATGCAGGAAGTGATCGGATACGCGATAATGACAGAGACTCCGTGCGTTTTTGTCAACGTCATGAGGCTGGGACCGTCCACGGGTCTTCCCACAAAACCGGCTCAGGGAGACATAATGCAGGCAAGATGGGGAACACATGGTGATCACGCCATAATTGCCCTCTACCCTTCCACGGTGGAAGAAGTGTATCGTCACATAATCACCGCTTTCAACATGGCAGAAGAATACAGAACACCGGTTAT is a genomic window containing:
- a CDS encoding sodium ion-translocating decarboxylase subunit beta translates to MSVLSTLENFFNQTAFPHLTIGNVIMFAVAISLLYVAIVKHSEPLLLIPIAFGIILANIPPEASGILNEGGFLYYIKKGLDLGIYPPLIFLGIGALTDFSFMLSYPITIFLGAAAQMGIFFTLFVAKMIGFSLKQAASIAIIGGADGPTAIYITNTLSPELIAPIAISAYSYIALIPILQPVVSKMLTSREERKIRMKPPRKVSRFERLSFPLIITIATALLIPKSLPLVGSLMLGNLLREAGVVKRLVEAASRYILDTVTILLMLSVGASARADVFLQPQSLKIFFLGATAFIVSMSSGILFAKLMNLFLKDKINPLIGAAGVSAVPDSARVAQRLAQEEDPSNHILMHAMGPNVAGVIGSATVAGVFLMFLS
- a CDS encoding type III pantothenate kinase; this encodes MYLLIDVGNTHSVFSTTEDGKVFKRWRLSTGIFQTEDELFSHLYPLLGDAMHKIEGIGVASVVPTQNIVIERFSRKYFNMDPIWVKAKNGCVKWNVKNPGEIGADRVANVVAFVKEYGSSGIIIDMGTATTVDLVVEGSYEGGAILPGLFMMVHSLFRGTAKLPLVEVKPADFVVGKDTEENIQLGVVNGTVYALEGIVKRIKGVYGNLPVVLTGGQSKIVKEIFEHEIFDEDLTIKGVFHFCFGR
- a CDS encoding ATP-binding protein codes for the protein MGYRIEVNYDWCKACKLCSWICPTKAITSDELGRPVIREEKCVGCLRCEKICPEMAIEVLGSEERCQR
- a CDS encoding B12-binding domain-containing radical SAM protein encodes the protein MRVLLVNPWIHDFAAYDFWLKPLGLLYVARAMEWMGYEVHLVDLLNRHDPYLPRFVKVPKDKKYATGKFPSRVIEKPEILRFVPRKYKRYGAPPEFLEWRLREIGEVELVMVTSTLSYWYPGVWETIRFLKKRYDVPIVLGGIYPRLFPEHASRSGALVFPFGDLVFLPSFLEKLGFPSKEIPENWFEIFDPMYELYERVGYLVFTTTLGCPFHCSYCAVHRLWKGLRVRSPERVVETVEKYLDMFQVEDVVFFDDAILASGRFKEVLKLIVEKNWKVRFHLPNGIHARLLDEETALLMKEANFKTIKLGYETAGKLQKETGGKVYDEDLVRAARILRKVGFTEEEVSAYIMVNMPGQTKEDVLEAVRVCLNEGIGVSVNEYTPIPGTEDWKKLVREKKLDPDVDPVLLNNTVLPFWWKYGMSPEEIQEIKQLVQDLKIRYSKAYTGSRRSSDRKD
- the metA gene encoding homoserine O-acetyltransferase MetA; its protein translation is MPINVPSGLPAVKILAKEGIFVMTEKRAIHQDIRPLEILILNLMPDKIKTEIQLLRLLGNTPLQVNVTLLYTESHTPKHTPIEHILRFYTTFSAVKDRKFDGFIITGAPVELLPFEEVDYWDELTEIMEWSRHNVYSTMFICWAAQAGLYYFYGVPKYELPQKLSGVYRHRVTKETVLFRGHDDFFWAPHSRYTEVRKEDIEKIPELEILAESDEAGVYVVANKSERQIFVTGHPEYDRYTLRDEYYRDINRNLKVPIPANYFPDNDPTKTPVLTWWSHAHLFFSNWLNYCIYQKTPYKLEDIH
- a CDS encoding O-acetyl-L-homoserine sulfhydrylase; translated protein: MDWRKYGFNTRALHAGYEPPEPTTGSRAVPIYQTTSYVFKDSDHAARLFALEEPGFIYTRIGNPTVSVLEERIAALEGGVGALAVSSGQAAITYAILNIAGPGDEIVSGSALYGGTYNLFKHTLYRKSGIVVKFVDETDPKNVEEAITEKTKAVYLETIGNPGLTVPDFEAIAEIAHRHGIPLIVDNTVAPYIFRPFEHGADIIVYSATKFIGGHGTSIGGLIVDNGKFDWKNGKFPELVEPDPSYHGVSYVETFKEAAYIVKCRTQLLRDLGSCMSPFNAFLFILGLETLSLRMKKHCENALKVVEFLKTHPAVSWVNYPIVESNKTRENALKYLKEGYGAIVTFGIKGGKEAGKKFIDSLTLISHLANIGDARTLAIHPASTTHQQLTEEEQLKTGVTPDMIRLSVGIEDVEDIIEDLDQALRRSQEG